A genome region from Rhodanobacter thiooxydans includes the following:
- a CDS encoding DUF2884 family protein, whose protein sequence is MRLPRLLLLLALPLVAASLHAQDLSTTCHASSSYDVTLKPGSLLFDRPSSAPFHVELQHGALRTDGAVVKLNAEDEDRLAVFERELRALAPRVRTVARNGVDIAAQALRAEADGMGLGADTRAEFNRRLDAHVAELKRRISVSQSTHDWQGDAATQAMNQIAGDLLPLLAADLGQQAINAALAGDLQAAASLRDRAADLATALRPRLQARLQVLRPQVEALCPSIQRLAALQQGVRGGNGQPLNLLQVGQ, encoded by the coding sequence ATGCGCCTGCCACGATTGCTGTTGCTGCTCGCCTTGCCCCTCGTCGCCGCCTCGCTGCACGCACAGGACCTGTCGACCACCTGCCACGCCAGCAGCAGCTACGACGTCACCCTGAAGCCCGGCAGCCTGCTGTTCGATCGACCGTCGTCGGCGCCGTTCCACGTTGAGCTGCAGCACGGTGCGCTGCGCACCGACGGCGCCGTGGTGAAGTTGAATGCGGAGGACGAGGACCGCCTGGCCGTGTTCGAGCGCGAGCTGCGCGCGCTGGCGCCGCGGGTACGCACGGTGGCGCGCAACGGCGTGGACATCGCCGCGCAGGCGTTGCGTGCGGAAGCCGACGGCATGGGCCTGGGCGCCGATACCCGCGCCGAGTTCAACCGCCGGCTGGACGCGCATGTGGCCGAGCTGAAGCGGCGTATCTCGGTCAGCCAGAGCACGCACGACTGGCAGGGCGACGCCGCCACCCAGGCGATGAACCAGATTGCCGGCGACCTGTTGCCGCTGCTGGCGGCCGACCTCGGCCAGCAGGCGATCAACGCCGCGCTGGCCGGCGACCTGCAGGCCGCCGCCAGCCTGCGCGACCGCGCCGCCGACCTCGCCACCGCGTTGCGCCCGCGCCTGCAAGCACGCCTGCAGGTGTTGCGCCCGCAGGTCGAGGCGCTGTGCCCGTCGATCCAGCGGCTGGCGGCGTTGCAGCAGGGCGTGCGCGGCGGCAACGGGCAGCCGCTGAATCTGCTGCAGGTCGGACAATGA
- a CDS encoding mechanosensitive ion channel family protein: MFEISAAALARVAAMRDASAYTDQAMQLGLRLLGALLVLLVGMWVARRLANFARAALGRANLDSTLSGFLRNLIYGVLVVLLVVTALGVLGVPSAPMVAALGTAGLAVGLALQGSLSNLAWGVLLVLFRPFRVGDYVSAGGTEGTVQSINLMHTQLLLPDNREAILPNAKVGGDAIINYNRRGTRRFELKLGIAYRDDAEQVMAAIRQLMAADPRILKDPAPGVWIENLSGQTVNLVLRGWTLVSDGWDAQTDLLHAIKRQIDAQQISIPVGPQQVTLVRGNPGPGGA; encoded by the coding sequence ATGTTCGAGATCTCCGCCGCAGCGCTGGCACGCGTTGCAGCGATGCGCGACGCGTCCGCCTACACCGACCAGGCGATGCAGCTTGGCCTGCGCCTGCTCGGTGCGCTGCTGGTGCTGCTGGTCGGCATGTGGGTGGCGCGCCGGCTGGCGAATTTCGCCCGCGCGGCGCTGGGCCGGGCCAACCTGGATTCCACCCTCAGCGGCTTCCTGCGCAACCTGATCTACGGCGTGCTGGTGGTCCTGCTGGTGGTCACCGCGCTGGGCGTGCTGGGCGTGCCGTCGGCGCCGATGGTCGCCGCGCTCGGCACCGCCGGGCTGGCGGTGGGGCTGGCCCTGCAGGGCTCGCTCAGCAACCTGGCGTGGGGCGTGCTGCTGGTGTTGTTCCGCCCATTCCGGGTTGGCGACTACGTCAGCGCCGGCGGCACCGAGGGCACCGTGCAGAGCATCAACCTGATGCACACCCAGCTGCTGCTGCCGGACAACCGCGAGGCGATCCTGCCGAACGCGAAGGTCGGCGGCGACGCCATCATCAACTACAACCGCCGGGGTACGCGCCGCTTCGAGCTGAAGCTCGGCATCGCCTATCGCGACGATGCGGAGCAGGTGATGGCCGCGATCAGGCAGCTGATGGCGGCAGACCCGCGCATCCTGAAGGACCCGGCGCCCGGCGTGTGGATCGAGAACCTGAGTGGGCAGACGGTGAACCTGGTGCTGCGCGGCTGGACCCTCGTCAGCGATGGCTGGGACGCGCAGACCGATCTGCTGCACGCGATCAAGCGGCAGATCGACGCGCAGCAGATCAGCATTCCGGTGGGGCCGCAGCAGGTCACCCTGGTGCGCGGCAACCCCGGCCCCGGCGGGGCCTAG
- a CDS encoding universal stress protein, with protein MPKYALVGYDGSDASRRAFQFAMDLARACAGRVRVVSVLQVTEGGADACALLMTDNGAERARELLEELTAIVPDAADLIDVELTLGSPGDVLLNQVEQHGVDHIVIGHTERGALARWLLGSVSGNVLARAHVPVTVVR; from the coding sequence ATGCCGAAGTACGCGTTGGTCGGATATGACGGCTCCGATGCGTCGCGGCGTGCATTCCAGTTCGCGATGGATCTGGCCCGTGCCTGCGCCGGTCGGGTGCGCGTAGTGTCGGTGCTGCAGGTCACCGAGGGCGGCGCCGACGCCTGCGCCCTGCTGATGACCGACAACGGCGCCGAACGCGCGCGGGAACTGCTTGAGGAACTGACCGCAATCGTGCCCGACGCGGCCGACCTGATCGACGTCGAACTGACCCTGGGCAGCCCCGGCGACGTGCTGCTGAACCAGGTCGAGCAGCACGGCGTGGACCACATCGTGATCGGCCATACCGAACGCGGCGCGCTGGCGCGCTGGCTGCTCGGGTCGGTATCCGGCAACGTGCTGGCGCGCGCCCACGTGCCGGTAACAGTGGTGCGTTGA
- a CDS encoding ABC transporter permease/M1 family aminopeptidase, whose protein sequence is MFSQSTFFEILHFELRQQLKAPLFWIVAAAFGALAFALASTDAVLVGGASGNVLRNAPLVIARLLAVLTVLSVFLVTVFVVGAALRDFDQRTSELFFSTPISRGAYLGGRFAAGYLAALAVMLACALGLATGGMMPWIDATRLGPASWHGYAWAFGVMVLPNLLFIGALLFLLATTTRSLLATYIGLIVYFVLNAVVGLLSRDVNNHFIAAMLDPFGGRTLALVTRYWSADQANHELPALDGVLLFNRVLWSAVGVAMLGAAAGLFRPNREGLQLPRRRKRSEPPLLRPQAGTAALALPKVRLAHGLRAHLLQLRTQFAFDTLGVLRGVPFLVMLALGLFNLIFALELSGHIYGTATWPVTHQVLENVRGGFQWLLYIIVTFYAGELVWRERSQRSAEVTDAFPVPDWVPLTAKLGALLAVIAAFLLVGAVVGIGWQLGHGYTQLEPGLYLATLALNAIPFVLLAVLALFLQVVANNKFLGYLLTIVWLVLGTIGFDLLHWEQNLYTYGSAPGLPYSDMNGFGHFLRAVLWFDFYWACFAVALLVLAALFWVRGTGQSWRERLREARTRLHAPAKIVLTLSLLAFAASGAWIYYNTNVLNHYRSSSDKLQQRADYEKKYARYKHLPQPRITAVTAAVDIFPYRRRLEIRGRYTLVNKTAAPIAELHVNFSDGFTVKSLAFAPHDTLSADKALGYAIYRLKTPLSPGASMAFDFALEYAPKGFTNSPEGSFLAHNGTFFNNSVMPQFGYQTQAQLTDRNDRRKYGLSAEVPRMPKLGDEEARANTYISNDADWIDFDTTVSTAPDQIAIAPGTLQKEWTANGRRYFHYAMAQDGREQPMLPFFSYLSARYAVKHEARKGVDIAVYYNPAHAWNVQRMTQGAKDALDYYDANFTPYQFKQLRILEFPNYASYAQSFANTIPYSESIGFIADPRDKSKIDYVYYVTAHEVAHQWWAHRVIGANMQGSTMLSESLAQYSALMVMKHKYGADQMHKFLKYELDGYLAGRATEKLAEEPLAKVENQQYIHYKKGSLVFYALQDYVGEGSLNAVLKQFLLDKGFQQPPYTTSREFMNALSKALGPKWQPLLNDFFWKITLFDNRLTDAYARKLPDGLYEVTLKLHAGKVHVDGTGKETAAKPDIPIEIGVFAASTGDGRDGRPLYLGKRLLPDGDSTLTVTVDGKPAVAGIDPYNELIDKVSSDNRRTVTLP, encoded by the coding sequence ATGTTCTCGCAGTCGACCTTCTTCGAAATACTCCACTTCGAACTGCGCCAGCAGCTGAAGGCGCCGCTGTTCTGGATTGTCGCGGCGGCATTCGGCGCGCTGGCCTTCGCGCTGGCCAGCACCGATGCAGTGCTCGTCGGCGGCGCCAGCGGCAACGTGCTGCGCAATGCGCCGCTGGTGATCGCGCGGCTGCTCGCCGTGCTCACCGTGCTCAGCGTGTTCCTGGTCACGGTGTTCGTGGTCGGCGCGGCGCTGCGCGACTTCGACCAGCGCACGTCCGAACTGTTCTTCAGCACGCCGATCAGTCGCGGCGCCTACCTCGGCGGCCGCTTCGCCGCCGGCTACCTCGCCGCGCTGGCGGTCATGCTGGCCTGCGCGCTGGGCCTGGCCACTGGCGGGATGATGCCGTGGATCGACGCGACGCGGCTGGGCCCGGCGAGCTGGCACGGCTATGCCTGGGCGTTCGGCGTGATGGTGCTGCCGAACCTGCTGTTCATCGGCGCGCTGCTGTTCCTGCTCGCCACCACCACGCGCTCGCTGCTGGCCACCTATATCGGCCTGATCGTCTACTTCGTGCTGAACGCCGTGGTCGGCCTGCTGAGCCGCGACGTCAACAACCACTTCATCGCCGCCATGCTCGACCCGTTCGGCGGCCGCACCCTGGCCCTGGTCACGCGCTACTGGTCGGCCGACCAGGCCAACCACGAGCTGCCCGCGCTGGACGGCGTACTGCTGTTCAACCGCGTGCTGTGGAGCGCGGTCGGCGTGGCCATGCTGGGCGCCGCTGCCGGGCTGTTCCGGCCGAACCGCGAAGGCCTGCAACTGCCGCGGCGCAGGAAGCGCAGCGAGCCGCCGCTGCTGCGCCCGCAGGCCGGCACCGCCGCGCTGGCACTGCCGAAGGTGCGGCTGGCCCACGGCCTGCGCGCACACCTGCTGCAGCTGCGCACGCAGTTCGCGTTTGACACGCTCGGCGTACTGCGCGGCGTGCCGTTCCTGGTCATGCTGGCGCTGGGGCTGTTCAACCTGATCTTTGCGCTGGAGCTGTCCGGACATATCTACGGCACCGCCACCTGGCCGGTGACTCACCAGGTGCTGGAGAACGTACGCGGCGGCTTCCAGTGGCTGCTGTACATCATCGTCACGTTCTACGCCGGCGAACTGGTGTGGCGCGAGCGCAGCCAGCGCTCGGCCGAGGTCACCGACGCGTTTCCGGTGCCGGACTGGGTGCCGCTGACCGCCAAGCTGGGCGCGCTGCTGGCGGTGATCGCTGCGTTCCTGCTGGTCGGCGCCGTGGTGGGCATCGGCTGGCAGCTGGGCCACGGCTACACGCAGCTGGAACCGGGGCTGTACCTGGCCACGCTGGCGCTGAATGCGATCCCGTTCGTGCTGCTGGCGGTGCTGGCGTTGTTCCTGCAGGTGGTCGCCAACAACAAGTTCCTCGGCTACCTGCTGACCATCGTGTGGCTGGTGCTGGGCACGATCGGCTTCGACCTGCTGCACTGGGAACAGAACCTGTACACCTACGGCAGTGCGCCGGGGCTGCCGTACTCGGACATGAACGGCTTCGGCCATTTCCTCCGGGCCGTGCTGTGGTTCGACTTCTACTGGGCCTGCTTTGCCGTGGCGCTGCTGGTGCTGGCCGCGCTGTTCTGGGTGCGCGGCACCGGGCAGTCGTGGCGCGAACGCCTGCGCGAGGCGCGCACGCGGCTGCATGCGCCGGCGAAGATCGTGCTGACGCTCAGCCTGCTCGCATTCGCCGCCAGCGGCGCGTGGATCTACTACAACACCAATGTGCTCAACCACTACCGGAGCAGCAGCGACAAGCTGCAGCAGCGCGCCGACTACGAGAAGAAATACGCGAGATACAAGCACCTGCCGCAGCCGCGCATCACCGCGGTGACGGCCGCGGTGGACATCTTCCCGTACCGGCGCCGGCTGGAGATCCGCGGCCGCTACACCCTGGTCAACAAGACCGCCGCGCCGATCGCGGAGCTGCATGTGAACTTCAGCGACGGCTTCACGGTGAAGTCGCTGGCGTTCGCCCCGCACGACACGCTCAGCGCGGACAAGGCGCTCGGCTACGCCATCTACCGGCTGAAGACGCCGCTGTCGCCAGGCGCGTCGATGGCGTTCGACTTCGCGCTGGAATACGCGCCGAAGGGCTTCACCAACAGCCCGGAAGGCAGCTTCCTTGCCCACAACGGCACGTTCTTCAACAACAGCGTGATGCCGCAGTTCGGCTATCAGACGCAGGCGCAGCTCACCGACCGCAACGACCGCCGCAAGTACGGGCTTTCCGCCGAAGTACCGCGGATGCCGAAACTGGGCGACGAGGAAGCTCGTGCGAACACCTACATCAGCAACGACGCGGACTGGATCGACTTCGACACCACCGTTTCCACCGCGCCTGACCAGATCGCCATCGCGCCGGGCACGCTGCAGAAGGAATGGACAGCCAACGGCCGGCGCTATTTCCACTACGCCATGGCGCAAGACGGGAGGGAGCAGCCGATGCTGCCGTTCTTCTCGTACCTGTCGGCGCGCTACGCGGTGAAGCACGAGGCGCGGAAGGGCGTGGACATCGCGGTGTACTACAACCCCGCGCATGCCTGGAACGTGCAGCGCATGACCCAGGGCGCGAAGGACGCGCTGGACTACTACGACGCGAACTTCACGCCGTACCAGTTCAAGCAGCTGCGCATCCTGGAGTTCCCAAACTACGCCAGCTACGCGCAGTCGTTCGCCAACACCATCCCGTACTCCGAGTCGATCGGCTTCATCGCCGACCCGCGCGACAAGAGCAAGATCGACTACGTCTATTACGTCACCGCGCACGAGGTGGCGCACCAGTGGTGGGCGCACCGGGTGATCGGCGCGAACATGCAGGGTTCGACCATGCTCAGCGAGTCGCTGGCGCAGTACTCCGCGCTGATGGTGATGAAGCACAAGTACGGCGCCGACCAGATGCACAAGTTCCTGAAATACGAACTGGACGGCTACCTGGCCGGCCGCGCCACCGAAAAACTGGCCGAGGAGCCGCTGGCGAAGGTGGAGAACCAGCAGTACATCCACTACAAGAAGGGCTCACTGGTGTTCTACGCGCTGCAGGACTACGTCGGCGAAGGCAGCTTGAACGCGGTGCTCAAGCAGTTCCTGCTCGACAAGGGTTTCCAGCAGCCGCCGTACACCACCTCGCGGGAGTTCATGAATGCACTCAGCAAGGCGCTCGGACCGAAATGGCAGCCGCTGCTGAACGACTTCTTCTGGAAGATCACTCTGTTCGACAACCGCCTCACCGACGCTTACGCGAGGAAGCTGCCCGACGGCCTCTACGAGGTGACCCTGAAACTGCATGCCGGCAAGGTCCACGTGGACGGCACCGGCAAAGAGACCGCGGCGAAGCCGGACATCCCGATCGAGATCGGCGTGTTCGCCGCATCAACGGGCGACGGCAGGGACGGTAGGCCGCTGTACCTGGGAAAGCGCCTGCTGCCCGACGGCGACAGCACGCTCACCGTCACCGTGGACGGCAAGCCCGCCGTGGCCGGCATCGACCCCTACAACGAGCTGATCGACAAGGTCTCCAGCGACAACCGCCGCACCGTCACGCTGCCCTAG
- a CDS encoding DUF3247 family protein: MGRAAERVYTDRASIQQLESLVEELPANGHVVLLLKDGSSCDGVVVTRPNVQMFRDADEREGINATVRLERPDVPEWSQQVWLDQIVRVEHLDSSMAGEN; this comes from the coding sequence ATGGGCAGAGCAGCGGAACGCGTCTACACCGACCGGGCCAGCATCCAGCAGCTCGAATCACTGGTGGAGGAACTACCGGCCAACGGCCATGTGGTGCTGCTGCTCAAGGACGGCAGCAGCTGCGATGGCGTGGTCGTCACGCGACCGAACGTGCAGATGTTCCGCGACGCCGACGAGCGCGAAGGCATCAACGCCACCGTGCGGCTGGAACGGCCCGACGTGCCGGAATGGAGCCAGCAGGTCTGGCTTGACCAGATCGTGCGGGTCGAGCACCTCGACTCGTCCATGGCCGGCGAAAACTGA
- a CDS encoding FAD-binding protein — protein sequence MNLHDAFVPQGCAGHLAPQAAASVQAGAMWIDAYDAVTSRGGRYVQGGGCTTVGVAGLVQSGGFGSLSKHWGTAASNLLEAEIVTADGHQRQR from the coding sequence GTGAACCTGCACGACGCCTTCGTGCCGCAAGGCTGCGCCGGCCATCTGGCGCCACAGGCGGCGGCAAGCGTGCAGGCGGGCGCGATGTGGATCGACGCCTACGACGCCGTGACCAGCCGCGGCGGCCGCTACGTGCAGGGCGGCGGCTGCACCACGGTGGGCGTGGCCGGACTGGTGCAGAGCGGTGGCTTCGGCAGCCTCTCCAAGCACTGGGGCACGGCGGCGTCCAACCTGCTGGAGGCGGAGATCGTCACCGCCGACGGCCATCAGCGCCAGCGGTGA
- a CDS encoding DUF924 family protein — protein sequence MPTIAQDVLDFWFAEANATRWFVADDTFDVQIRERFGAVAQAAAEGRLDDWAHTPPGWLALLILLDQFPRNLYRNDPRAWAVDAGARRVALSGLARGDDRQLPAVQRVFAYLPLEHAEDLALQRRSVALFEALAAEVEPERRPLFEDYLDYARRHHQVIARFGRFPHRNAVLGRPSTPEELHYLAQPDAGF from the coding sequence ATGCCGACGATCGCGCAGGACGTGCTGGATTTCTGGTTCGCCGAGGCGAATGCCACCCGCTGGTTCGTTGCCGATGACACCTTCGACGTACAGATCCGCGAACGCTTCGGCGCCGTCGCACAAGCCGCCGCCGAAGGGCGGCTGGACGACTGGGCGCACACCCCGCCGGGCTGGCTGGCGCTGCTGATCCTGCTCGACCAGTTCCCGCGCAACCTGTACCGCAACGACCCGCGCGCCTGGGCGGTGGACGCCGGCGCGCGGCGCGTGGCGCTGTCGGGGCTGGCTCGTGGTGACGACCGGCAACTGCCCGCCGTGCAGCGCGTGTTCGCCTACCTGCCGCTGGAGCATGCCGAGGACCTGGCGTTGCAGCGGCGTTCGGTGGCGTTGTTCGAGGCGCTGGCGGCGGAAGTGGAGCCCGAACGGCGACCGCTTTTCGAGGATTACCTGGATTATGCTCGGCGCCATCATCAGGTGATCGCGCGTTTCGGCCGCTTCCCTCATCGCAACGCCGTGCTCGGTCGTCCCAGCACGCCGGAAGAACTGCACTACCTGGCGCAGCCGGACGCCGGTTTCTGA
- a CDS encoding DUF2383 domain-containing protein, whose translation MPPQLPTSTCNALIRRSIDLRQLYRHAATACEPGLRMVLNDNAHTLDLLVADLQAPLSDRGARPCRRGSWRGVVRRHLAGWLMRTAARRDHAWIHLLAHDESMLLRRFEQAIAAAPADSVLVLRRQLPRLRGIHLDMHSLGGSARY comes from the coding sequence ATGCCGCCGCAGTTGCCTACTTCCACCTGCAATGCCCTGATCCGGCGCAGCATCGACCTGCGCCAGCTTTACCGGCATGCCGCGACGGCCTGCGAGCCGGGCTTGCGCATGGTGCTGAACGACAACGCGCACACGCTGGACCTGCTGGTCGCCGACCTGCAGGCGCCGCTCTCCGACCGTGGCGCCCGGCCGTGCCGGCGCGGCAGCTGGCGTGGTGTCGTACGCCGCCATCTGGCCGGCTGGCTGATGCGTACCGCCGCACGCCGCGACCATGCCTGGATCCACCTGCTGGCGCACGACGAGAGCATGCTGCTGCGCCGCTTCGAGCAAGCCATCGCCGCGGCGCCGGCGGACTCGGTGCTGGTGCTGCGCCGGCAATTGCCGCGCTTGCGCGGCATCCACCTGGACATGCACAGTCTGGGCGGTAGCGCACGCTATTGA
- a CDS encoding LytTR family DNA-binding domain-containing protein: MQVHLVQVALDPARFVRVHRGYFVNLDYLAEIEPLETGDARLQIRGGVKIPCSRRHRAALRERFGRRD; the protein is encoded by the coding sequence GTGCAGGTTCACCTGGTTCAGGTGGCGCTGGATCCGGCGCGCTTCGTACGGGTGCATCGCGGCTACTTCGTCAACCTCGATTATCTGGCCGAGATCGAGCCGCTGGAAACCGGCGACGCGCGTCTGCAGATACGCGGCGGCGTGAAGATTCCCTGCAGCCGCCGCCATCGCGCCGCGCTGCGCGAACGCTTCGGCCGGCGGGATTGA
- a CDS encoding glycine zipper 2TM domain-containing protein: MKLPMLLVAGLCLLLAGPAVYAQTSTAATPATPTTTTHHSTQHSTKHHPRQTTSKSHTGTNAAGSKVAQPKTRTVCEDVVVQDAPKDSNQIAGMAIGAVAGGLLGNQVGGGKGKTLATVAGAVGGGYAGKKIEEHQQAKNTHTERRCHEVTD; encoded by the coding sequence ATGAAACTGCCCATGCTGCTCGTTGCCGGTCTCTGCTTGCTGCTGGCAGGACCGGCCGTCTACGCACAGACATCGACCGCCGCCACGCCGGCCACGCCCACGACAACCACGCACCACAGCACCCAACATTCCACCAAGCACCATCCGCGCCAGACCACCTCGAAGTCGCATACCGGCACGAATGCCGCGGGCAGCAAGGTCGCGCAACCGAAAACGCGCACGGTGTGCGAGGACGTGGTGGTGCAGGACGCGCCGAAGGATTCGAACCAGATCGCCGGCATGGCGATCGGCGCGGTCGCCGGCGGCTTGCTCGGCAACCAGGTCGGTGGCGGCAAGGGCAAGACGCTGGCTACCGTGGCCGGCGCCGTGGGCGGCGGCTATGCGGGCAAGAAGATCGAAGAGCATCAGCAGGCGAAGAACACCCATACCGAACGCCGCTGCCACGAAGTCACCGACTGA
- a CDS encoding DUF2845 domain-containing protein, translating into MRIRLVVALFAFSAAVQASSTLRVGNQVLTAGDSRERVVELLGQPTSKSHARKPRSHGSRRGGVRVVDQHQGGEQWRYRRGDHVTVVTIVDGRVSEIEDRRL; encoded by the coding sequence ATGCGCATTCGTCTCGTCGTCGCCTTGTTCGCGTTCAGCGCCGCCGTGCAGGCGTCCAGCACGCTGCGCGTGGGCAACCAGGTGCTCACCGCCGGCGACAGCCGTGAGCGGGTGGTCGAGCTGCTCGGCCAGCCCACCTCGAAATCGCATGCGCGCAAGCCGCGCAGCCATGGCAGTCGCCGCGGGGGCGTGCGCGTGGTGGACCAGCACCAGGGCGGCGAACAGTGGCGCTATCGCCGCGGCGACCACGTCACGGTGGTGACCATCGTCGACGGCCGGGTCAGCGAGATCGAGGATCGCAGGCTCTGA
- a CDS encoding BBE domain-containing protein: MARRMAAAVDKTMKALRAVAPEAGSYVSESDYFLHDWQRGFWGGNSPRLAAAKRRYDPGGLFFVHHGVGSEQ, translated from the coding sequence ATGGCGCGGCGCATGGCGGCGGCCGTCGACAAGACGATGAAGGCGCTGCGTGCCGTGGCGCCCGAAGCCGGCTCCTACGTCTCGGAAAGCGACTACTTCCTGCACGACTGGCAGCGGGGATTCTGGGGCGGCAACTCTCCGCGCCTCGCCGCGGCGAAGCGCAGGTACGACCCCGGCGGGCTGTTCTTCGTGCACCACGGCGTCGGCAGCGAGCAGTGA
- a CDS encoding DUF6491 family protein, which produces MKTPRLMLAASLLGLLGACSSVPYAQRVGERQAAYAAAVGAPVNSFRFFNLYSWEPLGDTELAVYTRPNEAWLLDLGGCHDLMFVNAIGITSNVGQVMVGFDKVLTGARNFPCTIIRIRPVDVKSLKLAQQKQRQIESAAREGPPPAAAH; this is translated from the coding sequence ATGAAAACGCCACGCCTCATGCTCGCCGCCAGCCTGCTCGGCCTGCTCGGTGCCTGCTCCAGCGTGCCTTACGCCCAGCGCGTGGGCGAGCGCCAGGCCGCCTATGCCGCGGCGGTCGGTGCGCCGGTGAACAGCTTCCGCTTCTTCAACCTGTACTCGTGGGAGCCGCTCGGCGACACCGAGCTGGCCGTCTATACACGGCCGAACGAGGCGTGGCTGCTGGACCTCGGCGGCTGCCATGACCTGATGTTCGTCAACGCGATCGGGATCACCTCCAACGTCGGGCAGGTGATGGTTGGCTTCGACAAGGTGCTCACCGGGGCGCGCAATTTCCCCTGCACGATCATCCGCATCCGCCCGGTCGACGTGAAAAGCCTCAAGCTCGCGCAGCAGAAGCAGCGGCAGATCGAGAGTGCGGCGCGCGAAGGGCCGCCGCCCGCCGCGGCGCACTGA
- a CDS encoding ferritin-like domain-containing protein, giving the protein MSQAADLPWTLESIDLDRIEVARVRHDEDLFFLLCSASFVESGSDLYARNLVDHFAGDEELGGWLRQHWEQEELQHGRALAAYVRKAWPEFDWDKGFAAFWQEYGAVCTAEQLESCRGLELAARCVVETGTASLYRALNDITDEPVLKQLTNRIKSDEVRHFKYFYQHYRRYREHEGFGRYPVFRALLRRVNEIKSEDSDIALRHVFNQCYPQHQGNEAEFRRISDRAQGRLRRNIPAAMTVKMLLKPLDLPPRLQNALEKPLAKITEKLFLH; this is encoded by the coding sequence TTGAGCCAAGCTGCCGACCTGCCCTGGACCCTGGAAAGCATCGACCTCGACCGCATCGAGGTCGCCCGCGTGCGCCACGACGAAGACCTGTTCTTCCTGCTGTGCAGCGCGTCCTTCGTCGAAAGCGGCTCGGACCTGTACGCGCGCAACCTGGTCGACCATTTCGCCGGCGACGAGGAGCTGGGCGGCTGGCTCCGCCAGCACTGGGAGCAGGAAGAACTGCAGCATGGCCGCGCGCTGGCCGCCTACGTCAGGAAAGCCTGGCCGGAGTTCGACTGGGACAAGGGCTTTGCCGCGTTCTGGCAGGAGTACGGCGCGGTGTGCACCGCCGAGCAGCTGGAGTCGTGCCGCGGGCTGGAGCTGGCCGCGCGCTGCGTGGTGGAAACCGGCACCGCCAGCCTGTACCGGGCGCTCAACGACATCACCGACGAGCCGGTGCTGAAGCAGCTGACCAACCGCATCAAGAGCGACGAGGTGCGCCATTTCAAGTATTTCTACCAGCACTACCGGCGCTACCGCGAGCACGAGGGCTTCGGTCGCTACCCGGTGTTCCGCGCGCTGCTGCGCCGGGTCAACGAGATCAAGAGCGAGGACAGCGACATCGCGCTGCGCCACGTGTTCAACCAGTGCTACCCGCAGCACCAGGGCAACGAGGCCGAATTCCGCCGCATCAGCGACCGCGCGCAGGGCCGCCTGCGCCGGAACATCCCGGCCGCGATGACGGTGAAGATGCTGCTCAAGCCGCTGGACCTGCCGCCGCGCCTGCAGAACGCGCTGGAAAAGCCGCTGGCGAAAATCACCGAGAAGCTGTTCCTGCACTGA